A genomic segment from Paenibacillus sp. FSL K6-1096 encodes:
- a CDS encoding sugar ABC transporter permease: protein MSTLNKSSLSKQQALRPAAGGDASLWRRMMHPQARTAYLFLLPNLLGFLLFIGIPSVMALGLGFTEWDGYNALKWNGLDNYVRLMRDDNFRIALQNTLVYTFGSCLLVIIASLSLALLVNRKLKGISLYRAAFFFPHIASFIAVAVVWQAIFNPTLGPLNMFLGNFMDQPPGWLVSSKWALFSIILVSAWKMAGYYMLLFLAGLQGISKELYEAANIDGANILQRFRNITLPMLSPVTFFVIITCIINLFKSFDLVYVMTGGGPGRSTKLLVYDIFVQSFRNSAFGYASAEAIVLFLIVLVITYVQFKGEKRWVNY, encoded by the coding sequence ATGTCTACTTTGAATAAAAGCTCGCTTAGCAAGCAGCAGGCCTTGCGGCCTGCTGCAGGCGGGGATGCGTCTTTATGGCGGCGGATGATGCATCCGCAGGCCAGGACGGCCTATCTGTTCCTTCTGCCGAATCTGCTGGGGTTCCTGCTGTTCATCGGCATCCCGAGCGTGATGGCGCTTGGGCTCGGCTTCACGGAATGGGACGGCTATAATGCGCTGAAATGGAACGGGCTGGACAATTATGTCCGGCTGATGCGGGACGATAACTTCAGGATCGCCTTGCAGAATACGCTGGTCTACACGTTCGGCTCCTGCCTGCTTGTGATCATTGCCTCCCTGTCCCTGGCCTTGCTGGTCAACCGGAAGCTGAAGGGGATCTCGCTCTACAGAGCGGCCTTCTTCTTCCCGCATATCGCCTCATTCATTGCCGTAGCGGTAGTCTGGCAGGCGATCTTCAATCCGACGCTCGGTCCGCTGAACATGTTCCTCGGGAATTTCATGGACCAGCCGCCCGGATGGCTCGTCAGCTCAAAGTGGGCCTTGTTCAGTATTATCCTGGTTTCCGCCTGGAAGATGGCCGGATACTATATGCTGCTGTTCCTGGCCGGCCTGCAGGGCATATCCAAGGAGCTGTATGAGGCGGCCAACATTGACGGGGCCAACATTCTGCAGCGCTTCCGCAACATCACATTGCCGATGCTGTCTCCGGTCACCTTTTTCGTGATTATCACCTGCATTATTAATTTGTTCAAATCCTTCGATCTTGTGTACGTCATGACGGGCGGCGGTCCGGGCCGGTCCACGAAGCTGCTCGTCTACGATATCTTCGTCCAGTCGTTCCGCAATTCCGCCTTCGGCTATGCTTCCGCTGAAGCCATTGTGCTGTTCCTGATCGTACTGGTAATCACTTATGTTCAATTCAAGGGGGAGAAACGATGGGTCAACTACTAG
- a CDS encoding carbohydrate ABC transporter permease: MGQLLGRAVPKSLSHLLMIVISLIMVVPFLWMLSTSFKMQEEVFQYPIQWIPQNFHFENYAEVWTSIPFPLYYFNSLKVSILVTLGQLITCSLAGYAFARLDFPGKNRLFIMYFAAFMIPYQVIMIPQYFVIKKLGLVDSHWALIVLEIFSPYGVFLMRQFLSGISKELSEAARIDGCNEFGIFARVILPLAKPALATLGIFAFSWVWNDFQAPLIYLTSDRLKTLPLGLASLNGEFTSQTQLVMAGTVLSLIPVVTVFLFFQRYFISGITAGSVKG, encoded by the coding sequence ATGGGTCAACTACTAGGCCGGGCAGTGCCGAAATCGCTGTCGCATCTGCTCATGATTGTCATATCCCTGATCATGGTCGTGCCCTTCCTGTGGATGCTCTCCACCTCTTTTAAGATGCAGGAGGAAGTGTTTCAGTATCCGATCCAGTGGATTCCGCAGAATTTCCATTTCGAGAATTATGCTGAGGTGTGGACCAGCATTCCCTTTCCGCTGTATTACTTCAACTCCCTGAAGGTCTCCATTCTGGTCACCCTGGGGCAGCTGATTACCTGCTCCCTCGCCGGGTATGCCTTCGCCAGACTGGACTTCCCCGGGAAGAACCGGCTGTTCATCATGTACTTCGCGGCCTTCATGATCCCTTATCAGGTCATTATGATTCCGCAGTATTTCGTCATTAAGAAGCTGGGCCTGGTGGACAGCCACTGGGCGCTGATCGTGCTGGAAATCTTCAGCCCCTATGGCGTGTTCCTGATGCGCCAGTTCCTCTCCGGCATCTCCAAGGAGCTGTCTGAGGCGGCGCGGATTGACGGCTGCAATGAATTCGGCATCTTCGCCCGGGTCATTCTGCCGCTGGCCAAGCCGGCGCTGGCCACCCTTGGCATCTTCGCCTTCTCCTGGGTATGGAATGACTTCCAGGCTCCGCTGATCTATCTGACCAGCGACCGGCTGAAGACCCTGCCGCTGGGCTTAGCCAGTCTGAACGGCGAGTTCACCTCACAGACCCAACTGGTGATGGCGGGCACCGTATTGTCGCTTATTCCTGTCGTGACGGTCTTCCTGTTCTTCCAGCGGTACTTTATCTCGGGCATTACAGCCGGTTCAGTGAAAGGATGA
- a CDS encoding glycoside hydrolase family 88 protein, protein MKEATATGVKWQEAIASALLKTKRNLEQHPTDFPHISNGKHYEWGSNEDWIEGFWTGIVWLCYEYSGDESLRQHAHAQVESFDRRLSDKLALDHHDIGFLYGLSAMAGWIVEGNEQHKALALRAADHLLGRWRESAGLIQAWGPEDDPENGGRIIIDCLMNLPLLYWAAQITGDERYARIAAAQARLSRKFLVRGDDSSYHTFYFDGSGNALRGGTHQGFRDGSTWTRGQAWGIYGFALSYRFTGDPEFLETSKRLAAYFIERIPESGIVYWDFDAPAAGSVNPDSSASAIAACGMLELLEHLAPDDLLRPRLEQAVKRTMNALAELSLGMAQEAEGLLDHGSYHVRGDYGPDGYMIWGDYYYLEALMRLEKGIPGYWYERERN, encoded by the coding sequence GTGAAAGAAGCAACGGCAACAGGCGTGAAGTGGCAGGAGGCTATTGCCTCCGCTCTGCTCAAAACCAAACGCAATCTGGAGCAGCACCCTACAGATTTTCCCCATATCTCCAATGGCAAGCACTATGAATGGGGCAGCAACGAAGACTGGATTGAAGGCTTCTGGACCGGAATCGTCTGGCTCTGTTACGAGTACAGCGGCGATGAATCGCTGCGCCAGCACGCCCATGCCCAAGTGGAGAGCTTTGACCGCCGGCTCAGTGACAAGCTTGCACTGGACCATCACGACATCGGCTTCCTGTACGGCTTATCTGCAATGGCGGGCTGGATTGTGGAAGGAAATGAGCAGCACAAGGCGCTGGCGCTGCGTGCCGCCGACCATCTGCTGGGCCGCTGGCGTGAATCCGCCGGGCTTATCCAGGCCTGGGGGCCGGAGGATGATCCGGAGAACGGCGGGCGGATTATCATTGATTGCCTGATGAATCTGCCTCTGCTGTACTGGGCCGCCCAGATAACCGGTGATGAACGGTATGCCCGGATTGCAGCCGCCCAAGCCAGGCTGTCGCGCAAATTCCTGGTGCGGGGGGATGATTCCTCCTATCATACCTTCTACTTCGACGGGAGCGGCAATGCGCTAAGGGGAGGAACGCATCAGGGCTTCCGCGACGGGTCCACCTGGACGCGCGGACAGGCATGGGGCATCTATGGATTTGCTCTATCATACCGCTTCACGGGCGATCCTGAGTTTCTTGAGACCTCGAAGCGCCTGGCCGCCTATTTCATCGAACGGATACCGGAGAGCGGCATTGTCTATTGGGACTTCGATGCTCCGGCCGCCGGTTCTGTGAACCCGGACAGCTCTGCGTCCGCCATTGCGGCTTGCGGTATGCTTGAGCTGCTTGAGCATCTCGCGCCTGACGACCTGCTCCGTCCGCGTCTGGAGCAGGCTGTGAAGCGGACGATGAATGCGCTGGCTGAACTTTCACTGGGCATGGCACAGGAGGCGGAAGGTCTCCTGGATCACGGCTCCTATCATGTCAGAGGCGACTATGGACCGGACGGCTATATGATCTGGGGGGACTATTATTATCTTGAAGCTTTGATGCGCCTGGAGAAGGGGATTCCCGGGTATTGGTATGAGCGTGAGCGGAATTAG
- a CDS encoding polysaccharide lyase family 8 super-sandwich domain-containing protein gives MVLLILSLILPAAPWPAASAAGTVHVNVSYDESGNARNTKLYNGSTYKGSVGGGWGIYNSAPDTDYVIIENAPQREDYSLSIVSNTKNVSTGRNHLGGTANGDTGLTGKLVFEASVYMNSTSHRREIQFRSLNAPYPSTSTTNVAALTFNTAGEIRGAGNELLGSYGQNTWVRLKMFVDSPARTVTYFINDQYAGQAALPSAWSNIRHVYLHQYYQSGQQGEWRVDDLKLADYVPLTGITSSVTALELPETASADIAVTVMPQDASDQRLVWSTADPSVASVTYGTVHALSEGSTTVTVSTYEGNYSLTVPVTVTRQVLPQSMALPDEVNLAVTGKRTLQPVFGPADTTNQAVSWSSADPAVAAVNAAGELTGIAAGSTVITAVSQADPAVSASVTVVVTPYIPVTAVTVTYSPVPIQLPKYSSLQLSAVVTPADATNAGLTWVSDHPDIVSVAADGTLQALAVGTAAVSVSAADGAADTVTVEVLAPQPDNPGEYDEIRLRWLETLTGKASLDVNDPAVRPILEAGADAAQGYWDSMQLTPSSTVLWADLPASASDSVYINSHYTRLKTMALAYQTKGTPLYHDSALRDDLLEALDWMLDHLYTDSGTEYGNWWNWDIGVPHRLADILVLMYDELTPQQILRNTASIDHYIGDITAPSFNQTGANRSDIMLIQIRLGLVEHNYDRLIQARNGMSELFQYTAAGDGFYEDGSYVQHSTIAYTGSYGEVLIQGMGNLLFLLNGSTWEPVVPELSNVYRWIDEGFAPVMYQGQAIDMTRGRAIVRPGADAYYSGRNILAGIARIAQTAPAELSAPLKSLVKYHVQYQLSQGASYYLFPLDLADTIKGWVEDPAIAPAASLPAHYELNGMARSVHRGGDYLFGVSKSSKRIATYELTNGENPKGWYTGDGMTYLYNGDLSQYTGSFWATVNWNRLPGTTVVSRPRDASNYQNGDGESVAANAWAGGTTLDTFGATGMELMQNGTQMQARRSWFAFDNEIVALGAGITSTDNLPVETVIEQRKLKEDNTNSFVLDGVALGGNVTEQESPSPSWAHLEGNTAGSDIGYIFPEHSPVRVTRGIQQGRWSDINLANPPSSTVPTALLQNYFLTMWMDHGSNPADRGYEYIILPNASRQATEAYSASPDVTVLANTRTVQAVQENTLNVTGYNFWTDALTSAGGLTSNKKASVMISKNTEDGILKLAISDPTLENQGYIELELDEAAAGIISKDGRIEVTRLSPTVKLRVNTADTLGQTLLITLQTAASNE, from the coding sequence TTGGTACTGCTGATTCTGTCGCTCATCCTGCCTGCTGCACCATGGCCGGCGGCCTCCGCCGCCGGCACTGTCCATGTCAATGTGAGCTATGACGAGAGCGGCAATGCCAGGAATACGAAGCTGTATAACGGCTCTACCTATAAAGGCTCCGTCGGGGGAGGCTGGGGCATCTATAATTCTGCGCCGGATACCGATTATGTCATCATTGAGAATGCTCCCCAGCGTGAGGATTATAGCCTTAGCATTGTTTCGAACACCAAGAATGTGAGTACCGGAAGGAATCATCTGGGCGGAACGGCGAACGGCGATACCGGCCTTACCGGGAAGCTGGTTTTTGAAGCCTCGGTCTATATGAACAGCACCTCGCACCGCCGGGAGATTCAATTCCGCAGCTTGAATGCCCCTTATCCTTCTACAAGCACTACGAATGTCGCCGCTCTAACCTTCAATACCGCAGGTGAAATCCGGGGAGCGGGCAATGAGCTGCTGGGCAGCTACGGGCAGAACACATGGGTCCGGTTGAAAATGTTCGTGGACAGCCCGGCGCGCACCGTCACCTATTTCATCAACGACCAGTACGCGGGACAAGCTGCGCTGCCGTCCGCCTGGTCTAATATCAGACATGTCTACCTTCATCAGTATTATCAGAGCGGCCAGCAGGGCGAGTGGCGGGTCGATGACCTGAAGCTCGCGGATTATGTGCCGCTTACCGGAATCACCTCCTCCGTGACAGCACTTGAACTGCCGGAGACAGCCAGCGCCGATATTGCAGTTACGGTCATGCCGCAGGACGCCTCCGACCAGCGCCTGGTCTGGAGTACGGCGGACCCTTCCGTGGCATCGGTGACCTATGGCACGGTCCATGCTCTCAGCGAGGGGAGCACTACTGTAACAGTAAGCACCTATGAGGGCAATTATTCGCTGACCGTTCCTGTAACGGTGACCCGGCAGGTGCTGCCGCAGTCCATGGCCTTGCCGGATGAAGTGAACCTGGCCGTAACCGGCAAGCGGACACTTCAGCCCGTATTCGGGCCTGCGGATACAACGAATCAGGCGGTGAGCTGGAGCTCCGCTGATCCTGCGGTGGCTGCGGTCAATGCTGCCGGCGAGCTCACGGGCATAGCGGCTGGCTCTACAGTCATTACAGCGGTATCCCAAGCCGATCCGGCAGTGTCAGCGTCGGTAACGGTAGTTGTGACTCCGTATATTCCGGTTACAGCGGTTACGGTTACGTATTCACCCGTTCCCATCCAGCTTCCCAAGTACAGCAGCCTGCAGCTGAGCGCGGTTGTCACACCCGCAGATGCGACCAATGCAGGGCTGACCTGGGTATCCGATCACCCGGACATCGTAAGCGTGGCGGCAGACGGAACCCTGCAGGCGCTTGCCGTCGGGACGGCTGCGGTGTCCGTAAGCGCAGCAGACGGAGCGGCGGATACGGTGACGGTTGAAGTCCTTGCGCCTCAGCCGGATAATCCCGGAGAATATGACGAGATCAGGCTGCGGTGGCTGGAGACGCTTACCGGCAAGGCTTCCCTGGATGTGAATGATCCGGCGGTCCGGCCGATTCTTGAGGCGGGTGCGGATGCTGCCCAAGGCTATTGGGATTCGATGCAGCTCACCCCCTCCAGTACTGTGCTGTGGGCTGATCTGCCTGCTTCGGCCAGCGACTCGGTATATATTAACAGTCATTATACCCGGCTGAAGACCATGGCCCTTGCCTATCAGACCAAAGGAACCCCGCTCTACCATGATTCCGCGCTGCGGGATGATCTGCTGGAGGCGCTGGATTGGATGCTGGATCACCTGTATACGGACTCCGGTACGGAATACGGCAACTGGTGGAATTGGGATATCGGCGTTCCCCACCGGCTGGCCGATATCCTGGTCCTGATGTACGACGAGCTGACGCCGCAGCAGATTCTGCGGAATACGGCAAGCATCGACCATTACATCGGCGACATCACCGCTCCTTCGTTCAACCAGACCGGGGCGAACCGCTCCGACATCATGCTGATTCAGATCCGGCTGGGACTGGTCGAGCATAATTATGACCGGCTGATTCAGGCCCGGAACGGGATGAGCGAGCTGTTCCAGTACACTGCAGCCGGTGACGGGTTCTATGAGGACGGCTCGTATGTGCAGCACAGCACGATTGCCTACACGGGGAGCTACGGCGAGGTGCTGATTCAGGGAATGGGCAATCTGCTGTTCCTGCTGAACGGAAGCACCTGGGAGCCGGTTGTTCCTGAATTAAGCAATGTGTACCGCTGGATCGATGAAGGCTTCGCTCCTGTGATGTACCAAGGGCAGGCCATCGATATGACGCGGGGACGCGCAATTGTCAGGCCGGGTGCGGATGCCTATTACTCAGGCAGGAACATTCTCGCGGGCATCGCCCGGATTGCCCAGACCGCACCTGCAGAATTATCCGCTCCACTCAAAAGCCTGGTGAAATATCATGTGCAGTACCAGCTCAGCCAGGGGGCATCCTACTACCTGTTCCCGCTGGATCTGGCGGATACGATTAAGGGGTGGGTGGAAGATCCGGCAATTGCGCCCGCAGCCAGCCTTCCGGCGCACTATGAGCTGAACGGCATGGCGCGCAGCGTGCACCGGGGCGGAGATTATCTGTTTGGTGTCAGCAAAAGCTCCAAGCGCATTGCCACCTATGAGCTTACCAACGGAGAGAATCCCAAGGGCTGGTACACCGGCGACGGAATGACGTACCTCTACAATGGTGATCTGTCGCAGTATACCGGCAGCTTCTGGGCAACTGTGAACTGGAACCGTCTGCCCGGAACAACCGTGGTCTCCCGCCCGAGGGATGCCAGCAATTATCAGAACGGCGACGGCGAGTCTGTCGCGGCCAATGCCTGGGCAGGCGGAACCACACTGGATACCTTCGGGGCCACGGGCATGGAGCTGATGCAGAACGGCACGCAAATGCAGGCGCGCAGATCCTGGTTTGCTTTTGACAATGAGATCGTTGCACTGGGCGCAGGCATCACAAGCACCGATAACCTGCCGGTCGAGACGGTCATTGAGCAGCGGAAGCTGAAGGAAGACAATACGAACAGCTTCGTGCTGGATGGCGTGGCCTTGGGCGGAAATGTAACGGAGCAGGAGTCACCAAGTCCTTCCTGGGCGCATCTGGAGGGCAATACGGCAGGCTCCGATATCGGGTATATTTTCCCGGAGCACTCGCCGGTGCGGGTGACCCGGGGCATCCAGCAGGGAAGATGGTCTGATATCAATCTGGCCAATCCGCCTTCCTCTACTGTACCCACCGCGCTGCTGCAGAATTATTTCCTGACGATGTGGATGGACCATGGCAGTAATCCGGCAGACCGGGGGTATGAATACATCATTCTGCCGAATGCCAGCCGGCAGGCTACAGAAGCCTATTCCGCTTCGCCCGATGTCACGGTGCTGGCCAATACCCGGACCGTTCAGGCGGTGCAGGAGAACACGCTTAACGTTACGGGGTACAATTTCTGGACGGATGCCCTTACTTCAGCAGGAGGCTTAACCTCGAATAAGAAAGCCTCTGTAATGATTAGCAAAAATACGGAGGACGGAATACTGAAGCTGGCCATCTCCGATCCGACGCTGGAGAACCAGGGGTACATTGAACTGGAGCTGGACGAAGCGGCGGCGGGAATCATCAGCAAAGACGGGCGGATCGAGGTTACCCGGCTGTCGCCTACCGTGAAGCTGCGGGTCAATACCGCAGATACACTGGGACAGACGCTGCTGATTACGCTGCAGACGGCAGCAAGCAACGAGTGA
- a CDS encoding AraC family transcriptional regulator produces MATPQPSYPLRRQVPSREWSPGIHYAQLQTLAPCTFPRRRLYDFELLYIRHGNLVTRMDHQEFRLSSGQLIFLSSGVYHQNIIVSEAETRLLGIHFDFFGESVIAREEDMLVNEDDVSAGKFAVEAVTAPFMPLSEDPVYTPSPECVLAMEQLVHEFTMRHAGYEWVCRGLMLNILASLLRSQSSRRLAKASVHEERIRALIDEIELHPASRWTNRSMAAAMNMHEDHFSKLFRELAGMPPGEYLRAIRHREARKLLRETDESVEAVGGRVGYPDIHYFSRVFTANEGISPRAYRKLSRIL; encoded by the coding sequence ATGGCTACACCCCAACCTTCTTATCCTTTAAGACGACAGGTGCCCTCCAGGGAATGGTCGCCTGGAATTCATTACGCTCAGCTGCAGACCCTTGCCCCCTGTACTTTTCCTAGAAGAAGACTGTATGATTTCGAGCTGCTCTACATCCGGCACGGGAATCTTGTAACCCGAATGGATCATCAGGAGTTCCGCTTAAGCTCAGGCCAGCTCATCTTCCTCTCCTCCGGGGTGTATCATCAGAACATCATTGTCTCGGAAGCCGAGACGAGGCTGCTGGGGATTCACTTCGACTTTTTTGGCGAATCCGTCATTGCCCGGGAAGAGGATATGCTGGTCAACGAGGATGACGTATCTGCCGGGAAGTTCGCAGTGGAGGCAGTGACCGCCCCGTTCATGCCGCTGTCTGAAGACCCTGTATACACGCCCTCCCCCGAATGTGTCCTTGCCATGGAGCAGCTTGTCCATGAATTTACGATGCGTCATGCCGGTTACGAATGGGTCTGCCGCGGCTTGATGCTGAACATCCTGGCTTCGCTGCTGCGCTCCCAGAGCTCCCGGCGGCTGGCCAAGGCTTCGGTGCATGAAGAACGGATCAGGGCGCTGATTGACGAAATAGAGCTGCATCCGGCCAGCCGCTGGACTAACCGGTCGATGGCTGCCGCGATGAATATGCATGAGGACCATTTCTCCAAGCTATTCCGCGAGCTTGCCGGGATGCCTCCGGGCGAATATCTCCGGGCCATCCGTCACCGGGAAGCCCGCAAGCTGCTGCGCGAGACGGATGAGTCGGTTGAAGCCGTGGGCGGACGGGTCGGCTATCCGGACATCCATTACTTCAGCCGGGTATTCACAGCGAATGAGGGCATTTCACCGCGTGCCTACCGCAAGCTTTCGCGCATTTTGTAG
- a CDS encoding sugar phosphate isomerase/epimerase family protein — MKKGINIWSFPEGMEIAECARIAKAAGFDGIELSLNETGELGLQTSEKEAIKLKTLIHDTGLEIAGLATGLYWSYAMTSESAANRTKAVDICKKQLELAAILGADTILVIPGAVGVDFIPGCEVVSYDKAYDRALEAVSALGAEAEQAGVAIGIENVWNKFLLSPLEMRTFIDAAGSDYVGSYLDVGNVVHSGYPEQWISILGHRIKKVHFKDYRRDAGGLHGFVDLLAGDVNYPAVAEALGEIGYDSYVTGEMIPAYKHHPEQIIFNTSASMDAILGRSGSRG, encoded by the coding sequence ATGAAGAAAGGTATTAATATCTGGTCGTTTCCTGAAGGTATGGAAATTGCGGAATGCGCCCGCATCGCGAAAGCGGCAGGGTTCGACGGCATCGAGCTGTCTCTGAATGAGACCGGGGAGCTGGGGCTGCAAACCAGTGAGAAAGAGGCCATCAAGCTGAAGACTCTCATCCACGATACCGGCCTTGAGATTGCAGGGTTAGCCACTGGTCTGTACTGGTCGTACGCGATGACCAGCGAGTCCGCAGCCAACCGGACGAAGGCCGTGGACATCTGCAAAAAGCAGCTGGAGCTTGCCGCTATCCTGGGCGCAGATACGATTCTGGTAATTCCGGGTGCAGTGGGCGTGGATTTCATTCCCGGCTGTGAGGTGGTCTCCTACGACAAGGCATACGATCGGGCGCTGGAGGCGGTATCCGCTCTGGGGGCGGAGGCGGAGCAGGCGGGGGTTGCTATCGGGATCGAGAATGTGTGGAACAAATTCCTGCTGTCGCCGCTTGAAATGCGTACGTTCATTGATGCCGCCGGCTCAGACTATGTAGGCTCATATCTGGATGTGGGCAATGTGGTTCATTCCGGCTACCCGGAGCAGTGGATAAGCATTCTGGGCCACCGGATCAAGAAGGTCCACTTCAAGGATTACCGCCGCGATGCCGGAGGGCTGCATGGCTTTGTTGATCTGCTTGCCGGAGATGTGAATTATCCGGCCGTGGCGGAGGCGCTCGGGGAGATTGGATACGACAGTTATGTGACGGGTGAGATGATTCCGGCGTACAAGCATCATCCGGAGCAGATTATTTTCAATACATCTGCATCTATGGATGCCATTCTGGGACGCTCCGGTTCCAGAGGATAA
- a CDS encoding Gfo/Idh/MocA family oxidoreductase, whose protein sequence is MAAMLKVGLAGFGFMGRMNFDQLVRLGEEGYGVTLTAICDPQIGTLKDAASGGNMSTARETYDLSAYNLYGRLEDMLAGEELDAVCLAVPTFLHADMACYLLERGCHVFCEKPMARYSAEAWRMADAARRSGKTLMVGHCLRFWPAYEYLKGLVASGGFGRVTGGFFYRGSGAPKGWLVNRELSGGCMLDMHIHDTDMIQYLFGRPEKVSALGRNVVPGSGYDIVSSHYYYQGGKVINAQADWTLEGDFGFSMGYRVNFEQGNLVFDGSVVRVNPNDRPGYVAQLPEHTGYYREWIYFLNAVRSGNPVSTCLPESTAASLEIIEAEMESAGREGAWVRVE, encoded by the coding sequence ATGGCGGCAATGCTCAAGGTGGGGCTGGCTGGCTTTGGTTTCATGGGACGGATGAACTTCGATCAGCTCGTCCGGCTCGGCGAAGAGGGGTATGGAGTGACCTTAACCGCCATATGCGACCCGCAGATCGGGACGCTGAAGGACGCAGCATCCGGCGGGAATATGAGTACAGCGCGTGAGACCTACGATCTGTCCGCGTATAACCTGTATGGGAGACTGGAGGATATGCTCGCGGGTGAGGAGCTGGATGCCGTCTGTCTGGCGGTGCCTACCTTCCTTCATGCCGATATGGCCTGTTATCTGCTGGAGCGCGGCTGCCATGTGTTCTGCGAGAAGCCGATGGCCCGGTATTCTGCTGAAGCCTGGAGGATGGCGGACGCGGCGCGGCGCAGCGGCAAGACGCTGATGGTCGGCCATTGCCTGCGGTTCTGGCCGGCTTATGAGTATCTGAAGGGGCTGGTCGCCAGCGGCGGATTCGGCCGGGTGACCGGCGGCTTCTTCTACCGGGGGTCAGGCGCGCCGAAGGGCTGGCTTGTCAATCGCGAGCTGAGCGGGGGCTGTATGCTGGATATGCACATCCATGATACCGATATGATCCAGTATTTGTTCGGGAGACCGGAGAAGGTCTCGGCGCTCGGACGGAATGTGGTGCCGGGCAGCGGCTATGACATCGTGTCGTCCCATTATTATTATCAGGGCGGCAAGGTTATCAATGCCCAGGCGGATTGGACGCTGGAGGGGGACTTTGGCTTCAGCATGGGCTACCGGGTCAATTTTGAACAAGGCAATTTGGTGTTTGACGGTAGTGTGGTCCGGGTGAATCCGAACGACAGGCCGGGCTACGTTGCACAGCTCCCGGAGCATACCGGCTACTATAGAGAATGGATCTATTTCCTGAATGCGGTCCGTTCCGGCAATCCGGTGTCAACCTGCCTGCCTGAGAGCACGGCAGCCTCGCTGGAGATCATTGAGGCTGAGATGGAATCCGCCGGCCGGGAAGGTGCCTGGGTAAGGGTGGAATAA
- a CDS encoding Gfo/Idh/MocA family oxidoreductase, producing the protein MLNIGLVGFGFMGRMHFDNYARLREEGYPVVLKAICDLRIAELKDGKADGNMSTAREVYDLTAYRLYEELETMLAENELDAIDLCVPTYLHAEMACSLLERGYHVFCEKPMGRTSAEARRMAETAERSGRKLMIGQCLRFWPGYEYLKETVESGRFGQVTEGYFYRGSGAPKDWFLDEKLSGGSILDMHIHDTDMISYLFGRPEKVSTLGRNVLPGSGYDLCSTHYYYEDGKVINAQVDWTLEGDFGFYMGYRVNFEQGNLVFDGAQLQVNPNHRPGYTAELSPDAGYYRELVYFLDAVIHDKPIVVCTPESAAESLEIVEAEVRSADAQGEWVALK; encoded by the coding sequence ATGCTGAATATAGGATTAGTCGGCTTCGGCTTCATGGGCCGGATGCATTTCGATAATTATGCACGGCTGAGGGAAGAGGGTTATCCGGTTGTCCTGAAAGCCATTTGTGACCTGCGGATTGCAGAGCTTAAGGATGGCAAAGCGGACGGCAATATGAGCACGGCCCGCGAAGTATACGATTTGACGGCTTACCGTCTCTATGAGGAGCTTGAGACGATGCTGGCAGAGAATGAGCTGGATGCCATTGATCTCTGCGTTCCCACGTATCTTCATGCTGAAATGGCCTGCTCCCTGCTGGAGCGCGGCTACCACGTCTTCTGCGAGAAGCCGATGGGCCGAACCTCGGCAGAAGCCCGGAGAATGGCGGAGACGGCAGAACGCAGCGGGCGGAAGCTGATGATCGGGCAGTGCCTACGCTTTTGGCCGGGATATGAGTATTTGAAAGAGACGGTGGAATCCGGCCGGTTCGGCCAGGTGACCGAGGGGTACTTCTACCGCGGCTCCGGAGCGCCCAAGGATTGGTTCCTGGATGAGAAGCTCAGCGGCGGCAGTATTCTGGACATGCATATTCACGATACGGATATGATCAGCTACCTGTTCGGCAGACCGGAGAAGGTATCGACGCTTGGGCGGAACGTGCTGCCCGGCAGCGGCTATGATCTCTGCTCCACCCATTACTATTATGAGGATGGCAAAGTGATTAATGCCCAGGTCGATTGGACGCTGGAGGGGGATTTCGGCTTCTACATGGGGTACCGGGTCAATTTTGAACAGGGTAATCTGGTGTTTGACGGTGCGCAGCTTCAGGTGAATCCCAATCATAGGCCGGGATACACGGCAGAGCTCTCCCCGGATGCCGGATACTACCGGGAGCTGGTCTATTTTCTGGATGCGGTAATTCATGACAAGCCTATTGTGGTGTGCACCCCCGAGAGTGCGGCGGAGTCGCTGGAGATCGTCGAAGCGGAGGTGCGCTCGGCGGATGCCCAAGGGGAATGGGTTGCGCTGAAGTAG